Proteins co-encoded in one Acidovorax sp. 69 genomic window:
- a CDS encoding malonyl-CoA synthase: MSQHNLFSALRAAFPSDLDSTAVETTAADGTPLFYTWGDLERASARMANLLVSLKLPEGSRVAVQVEKSVEAMVLYLATLRAGFVFLPLNTAYQSAEIEYFIGNAEPAVVVCTPGNFGWVSKIAFTLGTQHVFTLGEDRTGSLLDRAAHHGDTHTPVQRSADDLAAILYTSGTTGRSKGAMLTHGNMLSNAQVLKAYWGWKKGDVLIHALPIFHVHGLFVAIHGALINGSKMIWMARFDPKAVLAAMPRATVFMGVPTLYVRLLAEPGLNKEATKNMRLFIAGSAPLLIETFTDWQQRTGHTILERYGMSETIMLTSNPYAADARHKGQTERRGATVGFPLPGVGLRVVDDANKPLPVGEIGNIQVQGPNVFKGYWRMPEKTAEEFTKDGWFKTGDVGKVDERDYVSIVGRSKDLIISGGYNVYPAEIEGYINDMPGVAESALVGVPHPDFGEVGVAVVIAKPGAQLNPEAIVASLKSQLANFKIPKKCFVVPELPRNTMGKVQKNLLREQHKGLFA, encoded by the coding sequence ATGAGCCAACACAACCTTTTCAGCGCGCTGCGCGCCGCATTTCCGTCTGACCTCGACAGCACCGCCGTAGAGACCACGGCCGCAGACGGCACGCCGCTTTTCTACACCTGGGGCGACCTGGAGCGTGCCAGCGCCCGCATGGCCAACCTGCTGGTGTCGCTCAAGCTGCCTGAAGGTAGCCGTGTGGCCGTGCAGGTTGAGAAATCGGTCGAAGCGATGGTGCTGTACCTGGCCACGTTGCGCGCCGGCTTTGTGTTTTTGCCGCTCAACACCGCCTACCAGAGCGCTGAGATCGAATACTTCATCGGCAACGCCGAGCCCGCCGTGGTGGTGTGCACGCCGGGCAACTTCGGTTGGGTGAGCAAGATCGCCTTCACGCTGGGCACCCAGCATGTGTTCACACTGGGCGAAGACCGCACCGGTAGCCTGCTGGACCGTGCCGCGCACCACGGCGACACACACACGCCTGTGCAGCGCTCCGCCGATGATCTGGCCGCCATCCTCTACACCAGCGGCACCACGGGCCGCAGCAAGGGCGCGATGCTCACGCACGGCAACATGCTGTCCAACGCGCAGGTGCTCAAGGCGTATTGGGGCTGGAAGAAGGGTGATGTGCTGATCCACGCGCTGCCCATCTTTCATGTGCACGGCCTGTTCGTGGCCATCCATGGTGCGCTCATCAACGGCAGCAAGATGATCTGGATGGCCAGGTTCGACCCCAAGGCCGTGTTGGCGGCCATGCCTCGCGCCACCGTCTTCATGGGTGTGCCCACGCTGTACGTGCGCCTGCTGGCCGAGCCCGGCTTGAACAAGGAGGCCACAAAGAACATGCGCCTGTTCATCGCTGGCTCTGCGCCATTGCTGATCGAGACATTCACCGACTGGCAGCAACGCACCGGCCACACCATTCTGGAGCGCTATGGCATGAGCGAGACCATCATGTTGACGTCCAACCCCTACGCGGCCGATGCGCGCCACAAGGGCCAGACCGAGCGCCGCGGCGCCACGGTGGGGTTCCCGCTGCCTGGCGTGGGCCTGCGCGTGGTGGACGATGCCAACAAGCCACTGCCCGTGGGCGAGATCGGCAACATCCAGGTCCAGGGCCCGAATGTGTTCAAGGGCTACTGGCGCATGCCCGAGAAGACGGCCGAAGAGTTCACCAAAGACGGCTGGTTCAAGACCGGTGATGTGGGCAAGGTGGACGAGCGCGATTACGTGAGCATCGTTGGCCGCAGCAAGGACCTCATCATCAGCGGCGGCTACAACGTCTACCCCGCAGAGATCGAGGGCTACATCAACGACATGCCCGGCGTGGCCGAAAGCGCCCTGGTGGGCGTGCCGCACCCCGACTTTGGCGAAGTGGGCGTGGCCGTGGTGATTGCCAAGCCGGGCGCGCAGCTCAACCCTGAGGCCATCGTGGCGTCACTCAAGTCGCAGCTCGCCAACTTCAAGATTCCGAAGAAGTGTTTTGTGGTGCCCGAGCTGCCCCGCAACACCATGGGCAAGGTGCAAAAGAACCTGCTGCGCGAGCAGCACAAGGGCCTGTTTGCCTGA
- a CDS encoding LysR substrate-binding domain-containing protein, which produces MRRLCPTISELNAFHSAAKHQAFTMAARELCVTQSAISRHIAALEDYLGQKLFIRKATGLELTEAGATYLNATRPAMAALESATAQLMSYGGDGGSLNLSVPPTFAAQWLFPRLGHFKRTLPQVSLNFVRYQHAHDFATPHEFDAAIQYGYGNWPSANARYLIGKETSIVCSPQLRDALPLHTPQDLVRATLLQHIEVPLAWHDWMEANGLDTSASRFGPGFNLYSLIIRAALSGFGVGIVPTCLVEDELAAGTLIEPLAQRFESPLGYYLCAPTARTNLSVYRLVAGWLEHCCNHADGAAAPAATPCIFCSPQASAAG; this is translated from the coding sequence ATGCGCCGCCTGTGCCCCACCATCTCTGAGCTGAACGCTTTTCACTCTGCGGCCAAGCACCAGGCCTTCACGATGGCGGCGCGCGAGCTGTGCGTGACGCAAAGCGCCATCAGCCGGCACATCGCGGCGCTGGAGGACTACCTGGGCCAGAAGCTGTTCATCCGCAAGGCCACGGGGCTGGAGCTGACCGAGGCGGGGGCCACTTACCTCAACGCCACACGCCCTGCGATGGCCGCGCTGGAGTCGGCCACAGCGCAGCTCATGTCATATGGAGGCGACGGCGGCTCGCTGAACCTGTCGGTGCCGCCCACGTTTGCAGCGCAGTGGCTGTTTCCGCGCCTGGGACACTTCAAGCGCACGCTGCCGCAGGTGTCGCTGAACTTTGTGCGCTACCAGCACGCGCACGACTTTGCAACGCCGCATGAGTTCGATGCTGCCATTCAATACGGCTATGGCAACTGGCCCAGCGCCAATGCGCGCTACCTGATTGGCAAAGAGACCAGCATTGTGTGCAGCCCGCAGTTGCGCGATGCCCTGCCCCTGCACACGCCGCAGGACCTGGTGCGCGCCACGCTGCTGCAGCACATCGAGGTGCCCCTGGCCTGGCACGACTGGATGGAAGCCAATGGCCTGGACACCAGTGCCAGCCGTTTCGGGCCGGGGTTCAACCTGTACTCGCTGATCATCCGTGCAGCACTGTCGGGCTTTGGCGTGGGCATTGTTCCCACCTGCCTGGTAGAGGATGAACTGGCGGCGGGCACCCTGATCGAGCCCTTGGCCCAGCGCTTTGAAAGCCCCTTGGGCTACTACTTGTGCGCACCCACCGCCCGCACCAATCTGTCGGTGTACCGGCTGGTGGCGGGGTGGTTGGAGCATTGCTGCAACCACGCCGACGGCGCCGCAGCACCTGCCGCAACGCCTTGCATCTTCTGCAGCCCACAGGCCTCAGCGGCCGGGTAA